A genome region from Diorhabda carinulata isolate Delta chromosome 2, icDioCari1.1, whole genome shotgun sequence includes the following:
- the LOC130904012 gene encoding serologically defined colon cancer antigen 8 homolog, whose protein sequence is MYNGSGTLIGNNKKQRPTTGYLVRPRLGALRSIYSNRPFSAMSPEKRKKLKKSAPPKMEWRRKPDYAETAYREAVGRLRILLAESYTPIKRPLKELESAGEETDNQSLMSAGSRNSRLSRHYYHYNPGPPRKYYYYPTLKTHYPLSTDTEKNLQDPPKLENNAPPELMSFIERQEEYIEQLEKESRFCREELSSLLSKVKDVISENENLHEKQKSKLIKSVFDHLDTETETETDIENRNILKSPKKTRKTKIIEGPSIVFESRISELEGQLTQLKIELKKAQDENELYKRKINDGTILDTFGYESYKKQLENVQREKENLQDTVHKLQNALSLLREKETDTTDKVKRSLDVAEQAQYEKNAAEAEIRRLKDELERQHMKLRDAIAEQGRRITDERSAVERRYTQQIEQLTAELGVQWESTNKLQLELDKQRRENSDLRRDVAQKQALVDELRKDMQNKIINLQSDIGVSGAEKSALEQQIATLQMANERSERQFKQEIVRLQAELQSLRQRLDRADADLIHSRRENIRLSEQIASLEKEIALNTALSEERNNTPRTPRGGEIVALPPPTPKIEDREKELSSLIHDMENKHAATVTELEGMIYSQNQLMEKLSSECQALTQKLEDTTIKHKEEIRELQTNLEYLRNKFSQSYYSTSNSKDEQHTPTSVERSPQLRNPQQTVNSPPPPTKPTEPVETTTTTETPQKSSPTNMNTSNNNPTIISSRQNSQDEIQVQTNQEHTEPAYEYPAEGSENQFQYDSNQQYDPNQYDPNQQYDPNQQYDPNQQYDPNQQYDPNQQYDPNEQYDPNQYDQHYDPNLQYDPNQQYEIDPNDPNQHYIDPNSQKTISTDETVEGEGSK, encoded by the exons ATGTACAACGGTAGCGGCACCTTAATTGGTAATAATAAGAAACAACGTCCCACAACTGGATATTTAGTTAGACCGAGATTGGGTGCACTCAGGTCTATTTATTCTAACAGGCCTTTTTCAGCAATGTCGccagaaaaaagaaagaaattgaa AAAATCGGCTCCCCCAAAAATGGAATGGAGAAGAAAACCCGATTATGCGGAAACGGCTTATCGCGAGGCCGTTGGTCGTCTCCGAATTCTTCTCGCAGAGAGTTACACTCCAATCAAAAGAcctttgaaagaattggaaagcgCTGGCGAAGAAACTGATAATCAATCTTTAATGAGCGCTGGAAGCAGAAATTCCAGATTGAGCAGACATTATTATCACTACAATCCTGGGCCTCCTagaaagtattattattatccaaCGTTAAAAACTCATTATCCTTTGAGCACagatactgaaaaaaatttgca gGATCCACCGAAATTAGAAAACAATGCTCCACCAGAGCTGATGTCTTTCATAGAACGCCAAGAAGAATATATCGAACAACTTGAAAAGGAATCTAGATTCTGTCGg GAAGAATTATCTTCACTACTGAGCAAAGTTAAAGATGTCATTAGTGAAAACGAAAATCTACACGAGAAACAAAAGTCCAAATTGATTAAATCAGTGTTTGATCATTTGGACACTGAAACTGAAACAGAAACTGacattgaaaatagaaat ATTTTGAAATCTCcaaaaaagacaagaaaaacgaaaataattgaAGGGCCTTCGATTGTTTTCGAATCCAGAATATCAGAATTAGAAGGTCAATTGACTCAATTGAAAATAGAACTTAAAAAAGCGCAGGACGAAAATGAATTGTACAAAAGGAAAATTAACGATGGAACTATTTTAGATACTTTCGGTTATGAAtcttacaaaaaacaattagaaaacgtTCAAag agaaaaagaaaatttgcaaGATACTGTTCACAAATTACAAAACGCATTAAGTCTCCTACGAGAAAAAGAAACCGATACAACAGATAAAGTCAAAAGAAGTTTAGACGTTGCAGAACAAGCTCAATACGAGAAAAACGCAGCTGAAGCTGAAATTCGACGACTGAAAGATGAACTAGAAAGACAACATATGAAGCTCAGAGATGCTATTGCAGAACAG GGTAGAAGAATAACGGATGAAAGATCAGCCGTTGAAAGAAGGTATACCCAACAAATCGAGCAACTAACGGCTGAATTGGGAGTCCAGTGGGAAAGTACGAACAAGTTGCAATTGGAATTGGACAAACAAAGAAGAGAAAATTCGGATTTGCGAAGAGATGTCGCTCAAAAGCAAGCACTCGTTGATGAACTACGTAAAGATatgcaaaataaaatta TTAACTTACAGTCCGACATCGGTGTAAGTGGTGCAGAAAAAAGTGCTCTAGAACAACAAATCGCTACCTTACAAATGGCGAACGAAAGAAGCGAACGTCAGTTCAAGCAAGAGATAGTACGTTTGCAGGCTGAGCTCCAATCATTAAGACAAAGATTGGACAGAGCTGACGCTGATCTCATACATAGCAGAAGGGAAAATATCAGATTGTCAGAACAAATAGCGTCTCTAGAAAAAGAG attGCTTTGAATACTGCTTTATCGGAAGAGAGAAATAACACTCCTAGAACCCCAAGAGGTGGTGAAATTGTTGCATTACCCCCACCAACTCCAAAAATCGAAGACAGAGAAAAGGAATTGAGCTCATTGATACACGATATGGAAAACAAACATG CGGCTACTGTAACCGAATTAGAAGGCATGATCTACTCCCAGAATCAACTCATGGAAAAATTGTCCTCCGAGTGTCAGGCTCTTACTCAAAAACTGGAAGATACGACTATAAAACATAA GGAGGAAATACGGGAACTACAAACTAACCTAGAATACTTAAGAAATAAGTTTAGTCAGTCTTATTATTCAACGTCTAATTCTAAAG ATGAACAACATACTCCAACAAGCGTTGAAAGATCTCCACAACTACGAAATCCTCAACAAACAGTTAACTCCCCGCCACCGCCAACCAAACCAACTGAACCTGTtgaaacaacaacaacaacagaGACGCCACAAAAATCTTCCCCGACCAATATGAATACTTCCAATAATAATCCCACGATAATTTCGTCTAGACAAAACAGTCAAGATGAAATACAAGTACAAACAAATCAAGAACATACAGAACCAGCTTACGAGTACCCAGCTGAAGGTTCAGAAAATCAGTTTCAGTATGATTCCAATCAACAGTACGACCCGAATCAATACGATCCCAATCAACAGTACGACCCTAACCAACAGTATGATCCTAACCAACAGTATGATCCTAACCAACAGTATGATCCTAATCAACAATATGATCCTAATGAACAATACGATCCGAATCAATATGATCAACATTATGATCCTAATTTGCAATACGATCCTAATCAGCAATATGAAATAGATCCAAACGATCCCAATCAGCACTATATCGATCCTAATTCACAAAAGACAATTAGTACTGATGAAACAGTTGAAGGTGAAGgcagtaaataa
- the LOC130890933 gene encoding UDP-glycosyltransferase UGT5-like isoform X2, translating into MKISVVANCLLLCLVVLKCKGAKILGIIPTASYSHQITFQPLWTELSLRGHNVTVITTDPLNNASLNNFREIDISEIYDLFRNIQFYETISVNPVYFWKIVLLLRNICLELATTLIENEELNAIKNEHFDLVIAEAHFPSIVGFIGHYKCPWIGVSSMESSLQYNVAIGNPTHPILHPDYNLPLENLENLNFFERLLSFLYRTLYIFVINTYIFPKLSTIYDESGWKSPPLIQVQNNISMLFVTTHPIFHKIRPSLPNTISIGNGMHFKKPHPLPEDLKQFLDEGKNGVIYFSLGSNVNSNLLTEEFKKAVIESFAEIPHKVLLKMDGEIQGFSENVLVRKWLPQQDILRHPNVKLFITQGGLQSLQESVVNGIPLIGIPFFGDQITNVNRMVKKGYGIKLDRRTITKELLTKAIKEVMSNASYQETAKAMGEIFRDEEIPSLQRAVYWTEYVIRHKGAKHLKSPIVDMPAWKFYMLDVLGFLAIILILILFVIYLLLRTLFRRLTLIIKKFYLNVEKERDTTVKKDK; encoded by the exons atgaaaataagtgttgttgcaaattgtttattattgtgTTTAGTTGTACTGAAGTGTAAAGGAGCAAAAATTTTGGGTATAATTCCAACTGCGTCTTACAGTCATCAAATAACATTCCAGCCGTTATGGACGGAGTTATCTTTACGAGGACACAACGTAACTGTCATTACGACAGATCCTCTCAATAACGCATCTTTGAATAATTTCAGAGAAATCGATATCAGCGAAATATACGATCTATTTAGGAATATACAGTTTTACGAAACTATCTCAGTCaatcctgtatatttttggaaaatagttTTGTTGTTGAGAAACATTTGTTTAGAATTAGCTACAACTTTAATCGAAAATGAGGAATTAAATGCTATAAAGAATGAACATTTTGATTTGGTTATAGCCGAAGCGCATTTTCCTTCTATAGTAGGTTTTATAGGACACTATAAATGCCCGTGGATAGGTGTGTCTTCCATGGAATCCAGTTTACAGTACAACGTAGCTATCGGAAATCCCACGCATCCTATTTTGCATCCAGATTACAATCTTCCGTTGgagaatttggaaaatttaaattttttcgaaagacttttgagttttttatatCGCACTTTGTATATATTCGTGataaatacttatatttttcctaaattATCAACTATTTATGATGAATCTGGATGGAAATCGCCGCCTTTAATTCAAGTACAAAACAACATCAGCATGTTGTTTGTCACTACACACcccatttttcataaaatcagaCCATCACTTCCAAATACCATATCAATTGGAAATGGAATGCATTTCAAGAAACCTCACCCTCTACCTGAG gATCTCAAACAATTTCTAGACGAAGGGAAAAACGGcgttatttatttcagtttggGAAGTAACGTCAACTCGAATTTATTAACCGAAGAATTCAAGAAAGCCGTTATCGAATCGTTCGCTGAAATTCCGCATAAAGTCTTACTCAAAATGGACGGAGAAATTCAAGGTTTTTCGGAAAACGTTCTAGTCAGGAAATGGTTACCGCAACAAGATATTTTAA gacATCCTAATGTGAAGCTGTTTATAACGCAAGGTGGTCTTCAATCTCTTCAAGAATCCGTGGTAAATGGTATACCTTTAATAGGCATCCCTTTTTTTGGTGACCAAATAACAAATGTAAATAGAATGGTTAAAAAAGGGTATGGGATAAAATTAGACAGACGTACGATTACCAAAGAATTACTGAcaaaagctataaaagaagtaATGAGTAACGCaag TTACCAAGAAACTGCGAAAGCTATGGGTGAAATATTTAGAGACGAAGAAATTCCTAGTCTCCAAAGGGCCGTCTACTGGACGGAATACGTCATTAGGCACAAAGGAGCGAAACATCTAAAGAGTCCTATAGTTGATATGCCAGCTTGGAAATTCTATATGTTGGACGTACTAGGATTTTTAGCTATTATTCTAATCCTTAttctttttgtaatatatttattactcaGAACTCTTTTTAG gaGGTTGACACTgatcattaaaaaattctatttaaacGTTGAAAAAGAGAGAGATACAACTGTCAAAAAAGACAAATAG
- the LOC130890933 gene encoding UDP-glycosyltransferase UGT5-like isoform X1, with protein sequence MILKILFVLICDVYFINSANILTIIPSASKSHHLPFQPLWRELASRGHQVTSITTDPQRITSLENLIEIDMSYCYDIYEKHKLVEAMAKPNNSYFEIAAAIRKSFTECEDYIFNSVEIQHLINNKNIDFDLLMIEAQMPAMFAFSWRFKCPIIAVASLDSALQFHDSMGNLVHPIVNPDYNLDIGDPNEMSFKERLVSFVYVYMYKYHIYNNVFPTYHARIKKYFGDDLPPLKDLQNNISMMFIGTHPLFHNVRPMNPNTITIGGGTHIKPPKELPKDLKQFLDEGKNGVIYFSLGSNVNSNLLTEEFKKAVIESFAEIPHKVLLKMDGEIQGFSENVLVRKWLPQQDILRHPNVKLFITQGGLQSLQESVVNGIPLIGIPFFGDQITNVNRMVKKGYGIKLDRRTITKELLTKAIKEVMSNASYQETAKAMGEIFRDEEIPSLQRAVYWTEYVIRHKGAKHLKSPIVDMPAWKFYMLDVLGFLAIILILILFVIYLLLRTLFRRLTLIIKKFYLNVEKERDTTVKKDK encoded by the exons ATGATACTGAAAatactatttgttttaatatgtgATGTTTACTTCATAAATAGTGCAAACATTCTAACAATCATTCCATCAGCTTCGAAATCCCACCATTTACCATTTCAACCGCTATGGAGAGAATTAGCATCGAGAGGTCATCAAGTAACATCAATAACAACAGATCCGCAGAGAATAACTTCGTTggaaaatttgatagaaatagaTATGAGCTATTGCTATGATATATACGAAAAACACAAATTAGTTGAAGCTATGGCGAAACCTAACaacagttattttgaaatagcAGCTGCAATAAGAAAATCTTTTACCGAATGTGAAGATTATATATTCAATTCAGTAGAAATTCAACatcttattaataataagaacATCGATTTCGATCTACTCATGATCGAAGCTCAAATGCCGGCTATGTTCGCTTTCTCTTGGAGATTCAAATGTCCAATTATAGCTGTAGCTTCTTTGGATTCCGCCTTACAATTTCACGACAGCATGGGTAATTTAGTACACCCTATAGTTAATCCAGATTATAATTTAGATATTGGGGATCCAAACGAAATGAGTTTTAAAGAGAGATTAGTGAGTTTCGTTTATGTGTATATgtacaaatatcacatttacaACAACGTCTTTCCTACATACCACgctagaataaaaaaatacttcggAGATGATTTACCTCCTCTAAAAGATCTTCAGAATAACATCAGTATGATGTTTATTGGCACACATCCTTTGTTTCACAATGTACGACCTATGAATCCTAATACAATTACAATTGGAGGCGGAACGCATATTAAACCTCCAAAGGAGTTACCAAAA gATCTCAAACAATTTCTAGACGAAGGGAAAAACGGcgttatttatttcagtttggGAAGTAACGTCAACTCGAATTTATTAACCGAAGAATTCAAGAAAGCCGTTATCGAATCGTTCGCTGAAATTCCGCATAAAGTCTTACTCAAAATGGACGGAGAAATTCAAGGTTTTTCGGAAAACGTTCTAGTCAGGAAATGGTTACCGCAACAAGATATTTTAA gacATCCTAATGTGAAGCTGTTTATAACGCAAGGTGGTCTTCAATCTCTTCAAGAATCCGTGGTAAATGGTATACCTTTAATAGGCATCCCTTTTTTTGGTGACCAAATAACAAATGTAAATAGAATGGTTAAAAAAGGGTATGGGATAAAATTAGACAGACGTACGATTACCAAAGAATTACTGAcaaaagctataaaagaagtaATGAGTAACGCaag TTACCAAGAAACTGCGAAAGCTATGGGTGAAATATTTAGAGACGAAGAAATTCCTAGTCTCCAAAGGGCCGTCTACTGGACGGAATACGTCATTAGGCACAAAGGAGCGAAACATCTAAAGAGTCCTATAGTTGATATGCCAGCTTGGAAATTCTATATGTTGGACGTACTAGGATTTTTAGCTATTATTCTAATCCTTAttctttttgtaatatatttattactcaGAACTCTTTTTAG gaGGTTGACACTgatcattaaaaaattctatttaaacGTTGAAAAAGAGAGAGATACAACTGTCAAAAAAGACAAATAG
- the LOC130903480 gene encoding carboxypeptidase Q-like, which yields MILLTICLVTLASTTKAKSQECNLPSDLVNEIHSYQETINKIIDATTKGRFKGQTYKELADFVDKFGARQAGGQILEQSIDYLLNLMQQDGYDLENVHGENVSVPHWIRGKQMAKMLQPRQTDIPVLTLGGSVSTPVEGIKAEVLVVKDFDELNNKSELVKGRIIVFNNEWVQYGISVVYRSQGPIKAAQLGAVAVLIRSVTPFSLASLHTGQTNYDDNIKKIPAVCITIEDTRMFQRYQDRNETIVLELNVQTENLDPTISRNTVAELTGTKHPEKIVLVSGHLDSWDVGVGAMDDGGGAFISWYSLVVLKALGLRPKRTMRTVLWTAEEPGLIGVQAYNETHQNELDNFIFVMESDEGTFTPLGIEYVAGIEGGCILEEILSLLSSINATTTKRSSQGVGSDITIWKDIVPTASLMNKNEKYFWFHHSSADTMDVLDPEALDKSVALWASVAYIIADLKKDFPRNLNESEYLKPTLTLL from the exons atgaTACTTTTAACTATATGTTTAGTTACTTTAGCCTCTACTACAAAAGCAAAATCACAAGAATGTAATTTACCTTCGGATTTGGTAAACGAAATTCATTCCTACCAAGAaactatcaataaaattattgatgcAACTACCAAAGGTCGATTCAAGGGACAAACATATAAAGAACTGGCCGATTTCGTCGATAAATTTGGAGCTAGACAAGCTGGTGGTCAAATATTGGAACAATCTatcgattatttattgaatttgatgCAACAAGATGGATACGATTTGGAAAATGTACATGGTGAAAATGTTTCAGTTCCACATTGGATTAG AGGTAAACAGATGGCGAAAATGCTTCAACCTCGCCAAACAGACATCCCAGTATTAACTTTAGGAGGTTCTGTATCCACACCAGTAGAAGGTATTAAAGCAGAAGTATTGGTCGTTAAAGATTTCGATGAACTGAACAACAAATCTGAATTAGTCAAAGGAAGAATTATCGTTTTTAATAATGAGTGGGTTCAATATGGTATTTCAGTTGTATACAG AAGTCAAGGGCCGATTAAAGCTGCACAGCTTGGAGCAGTCGCCGTTTTAATAAGATCTGTTACTCCCTTTTCCCTTGCCAGTCTTCACACAGGACAAACAAATTACGacgataatataaaaaaaatcccGGCGGTCTGTATCACGATTGAAGATACTAGAATGTTTCAGAGATATCAG GACAGGAACGAAACTATTGTTTTGGAACTTAATGTTCAAACCGAAAATTTAGACCCAACAATATCCCGCAACACAGTCGCTGAACTAACAGGTACTAAACATCCCGAAAAGATCGTACTAGTTTCCGGACACCTGGATAGTTGGGACGTTGGTGTTGGAGCCATGGATGACGGTGGTGGTGCTTTCATTTCTTGGTATTCCTTAGTAGTACTCAAGGCACTAGGTTTAAGACCTAAAAGAACGATGAGGACTGTTTTATGGACAGCCGAAGAACCAGGTTTAATAGGTGTACAAGCTTACAACGAAACTCATCAAAACGAATtggataattttatatttgtaatggAATCTGATGAGGGTACATTCACCCCTCTGGGGATAGAATATGTAGCTGGAATCGAAGGGGGATGTATCTTAGAAGAAATATTGAG tctATTATCTTCAATAAACGCAACAACTACCAAAAGATCATCACAAGGAGTAGGATCGGATATCACAATATGGAAGGACATCGTACCAACTGCAAGtttgatgaataaaaatgaaaaatacttttggTTTCATCATTCTTCGGCTGATACAATGGATGTTCTGGATCCTGAAGCTTTAGATAAATCTGTAGCTTTATGGGCGTCGGTTGCTTATATTATAGCTGATCTTAAGAAAGATTTTCCTAGAAACTTGAACGAATCCGAATATTTGAAACCCACTCTGACGTtgttatga
- the LOC130890934 gene encoding lysophosphatidylserine lipase ABHD12-like isoform X3 yields the protein MNQISIQRFFIFFNFNDPKNPDFNHPENYGYKGVANFYLTTKNSKDDELLSIGAWLLIPDSEINNTVIRAHNAETVSELLQNTKYPIVLYLHGVACNRIKPMETYKVLRKKFMLVAVDHRGYGDSGPNVPPSEEGIVNDTVQIYKWIRSHTKNDIYVWGHSLGGALAVHSVKRLKLENIIPMGLILESTFTTIREEIPATQIGKMFSWLLWFEATVLNPLEKNGFHFKSTTNILDVDCPIMHLHAQDDFVIPWTLGKKLIDVAINEREIPPQGNVTYHIFGKLGYGHTGLTSDSNIPKFIDEFIGLCRDQNKQKG from the exons ATGAACCAGATATCAATCCAgaggttttttatatttttcaatt TTAATGATCCTAAAAATCCAGACTTCAACCACCCCGAAAATTATGGTTATAAAGGCGTAGCTAATTTCTAcctaacaacaaaaaattccaAAGATGATGAGCTGTTAAGTATAGGAGCTTGGTTATTGATACCAGATAGTGAAATCAACAATACAGTCATTCGGGCACATAATGCCGAAACAGTCAGCGAATTGTTGCAAAACACAAAATATCCTATAGTTTTGTACCTCCACGGAGTAGCGTGTAATCGAATAAAACCTATGGAAACGTATAAAgtgttgagaaaaaaatttatgttagtTGCAGTTGATCATCGAG gTTATGGTGATTCTGGTCCAAACGTACCTCCTTCTGAAGAAGGTATAGTAAACGATACTGTTCAAATATACAAATGGATTCGATCACAtacaaaaaatgacatttacgTATGGGGACACTCTTTAGGAGGAGCCCTAGCCGTCCATTCAGTTAAACGTTTGaaactagaaaatattattCCTATGGGACTTATTCTAGAATCAACTTTCACTACAATCAGAGAAGAAATTCCAGCTACACAAATAGGAAAA ATGTTTTCATGGTTATTATGGTTTGAAGCAACCGTTTTAAATCCGCTTGAGAAGAACGGATTCCACTTCAAATCTACCACAAACATTCTAGACGTAGACTGCCCTATAATGCATTTGCACGCCCAAGACGATTTTGTTATACCTTGGACGCTTGGTAAAAAG CTCATTGATGTGGCAATCAATGAAAGAGAGATACCGCCCCAAGGAAATGTTActtatcatatatttggaaaattaggTTATGGGCATACTGGTTTAACAAGTGATTCAAATATTCCGAAATTTATTGA tgAATTTATAGGATTATGCAGGGATCAAAATAAACAGAAAGGATAG
- the LOC130890934 gene encoding lysophosphatidylserine lipase ABHD12-like isoform X2, producing the protein MDVFPNTIMDVFLIFIVIFLAFVIIWVIFPLVFMNQISIQRFFIFFNFNDPKNPDFNHPENYGYKGVANFYLTTKNSKDDELLSIGAWLLIPDSEINNTVIRAHNAETVSELLQNTKYPIVLYLHGVACNRIKPMETYKVLRKKFMLVAVDHRGYGDSGPNVPPSEEGIVNDTVQIYKWIRSHTKNDIYVWGHSLGGALAVHSVKRLKLENIIPMGLILESTFTTIREEIPATQIGKMFSWLLWFEATVLNPLEKNGFHFKSTTNILDVDCPIMHLHAQDDFVIPWTLGKKLIDVAINEREIPPQGNVTYHIFGKLGYGHTGLTSDSNIPKFIDEFIGLCRDQNKQKG; encoded by the exons ATGGATGTTTTTCCAAACACCATCATGGACGTATTTCTAAT ATTCATCGTAATATTCTTAGCATTCGTGATAATATGGGTTATATTTCCGTTAGTGTTTATGAACCAGATATCAATCCAgaggttttttatatttttcaatt TTAATGATCCTAAAAATCCAGACTTCAACCACCCCGAAAATTATGGTTATAAAGGCGTAGCTAATTTCTAcctaacaacaaaaaattccaAAGATGATGAGCTGTTAAGTATAGGAGCTTGGTTATTGATACCAGATAGTGAAATCAACAATACAGTCATTCGGGCACATAATGCCGAAACAGTCAGCGAATTGTTGCAAAACACAAAATATCCTATAGTTTTGTACCTCCACGGAGTAGCGTGTAATCGAATAAAACCTATGGAAACGTATAAAgtgttgagaaaaaaatttatgttagtTGCAGTTGATCATCGAG gTTATGGTGATTCTGGTCCAAACGTACCTCCTTCTGAAGAAGGTATAGTAAACGATACTGTTCAAATATACAAATGGATTCGATCACAtacaaaaaatgacatttacgTATGGGGACACTCTTTAGGAGGAGCCCTAGCCGTCCATTCAGTTAAACGTTTGaaactagaaaatattattCCTATGGGACTTATTCTAGAATCAACTTTCACTACAATCAGAGAAGAAATTCCAGCTACACAAATAGGAAAA ATGTTTTCATGGTTATTATGGTTTGAAGCAACCGTTTTAAATCCGCTTGAGAAGAACGGATTCCACTTCAAATCTACCACAAACATTCTAGACGTAGACTGCCCTATAATGCATTTGCACGCCCAAGACGATTTTGTTATACCTTGGACGCTTGGTAAAAAG CTCATTGATGTGGCAATCAATGAAAGAGAGATACCGCCCCAAGGAAATGTTActtatcatatatttggaaaattaggTTATGGGCATACTGGTTTAACAAGTGATTCAAATATTCCGAAATTTATTGA tgAATTTATAGGATTATGCAGGGATCAAAATAAACAGAAAGGATAG
- the LOC130890934 gene encoding lysophosphatidylserine lipase ABHD12-like isoform X1, with amino-acid sequence MNEVRSLITNSANTTFTYEENSDKKMCRFGFYTKMLLWQKITFWACIALFIVIFLAFVIIWVIFPLVFMNQISIQRFFIFFNFNDPKNPDFNHPENYGYKGVANFYLTTKNSKDDELLSIGAWLLIPDSEINNTVIRAHNAETVSELLQNTKYPIVLYLHGVACNRIKPMETYKVLRKKFMLVAVDHRGYGDSGPNVPPSEEGIVNDTVQIYKWIRSHTKNDIYVWGHSLGGALAVHSVKRLKLENIIPMGLILESTFTTIREEIPATQIGKMFSWLLWFEATVLNPLEKNGFHFKSTTNILDVDCPIMHLHAQDDFVIPWTLGKKLIDVAINEREIPPQGNVTYHIFGKLGYGHTGLTSDSNIPKFIDEFIGLCRDQNKQKG; translated from the exons atgaatGAAGTTCGTAGTTTA ATAACTAATTCTGCTAATACGACGTTTACATATGAGGAAAATAGTGATAAGAAAATGTGTCGTTTTGGATTTTATACCAAAATGTTATTATggcaaaaaattactttttggGCTTGTATAGCATT ATTCATCGTAATATTCTTAGCATTCGTGATAATATGGGTTATATTTCCGTTAGTGTTTATGAACCAGATATCAATCCAgaggttttttatatttttcaatt TTAATGATCCTAAAAATCCAGACTTCAACCACCCCGAAAATTATGGTTATAAAGGCGTAGCTAATTTCTAcctaacaacaaaaaattccaAAGATGATGAGCTGTTAAGTATAGGAGCTTGGTTATTGATACCAGATAGTGAAATCAACAATACAGTCATTCGGGCACATAATGCCGAAACAGTCAGCGAATTGTTGCAAAACACAAAATATCCTATAGTTTTGTACCTCCACGGAGTAGCGTGTAATCGAATAAAACCTATGGAAACGTATAAAgtgttgagaaaaaaatttatgttagtTGCAGTTGATCATCGAG gTTATGGTGATTCTGGTCCAAACGTACCTCCTTCTGAAGAAGGTATAGTAAACGATACTGTTCAAATATACAAATGGATTCGATCACAtacaaaaaatgacatttacgTATGGGGACACTCTTTAGGAGGAGCCCTAGCCGTCCATTCAGTTAAACGTTTGaaactagaaaatattattCCTATGGGACTTATTCTAGAATCAACTTTCACTACAATCAGAGAAGAAATTCCAGCTACACAAATAGGAAAA ATGTTTTCATGGTTATTATGGTTTGAAGCAACCGTTTTAAATCCGCTTGAGAAGAACGGATTCCACTTCAAATCTACCACAAACATTCTAGACGTAGACTGCCCTATAATGCATTTGCACGCCCAAGACGATTTTGTTATACCTTGGACGCTTGGTAAAAAG CTCATTGATGTGGCAATCAATGAAAGAGAGATACCGCCCCAAGGAAATGTTActtatcatatatttggaaaattaggTTATGGGCATACTGGTTTAACAAGTGATTCAAATATTCCGAAATTTATTGA tgAATTTATAGGATTATGCAGGGATCAAAATAAACAGAAAGGATAG